One Paraburkholderia sp. IMGN_8 DNA window includes the following coding sequences:
- a CDS encoding transglutaminase family protein encodes MKLRVGYELVYECVQPTPMMLMLNTHYSHAKDVLSPDLLTVDPPVPISQYRDGFGNLCSRIVAPQGKIALSTSAVLEVSSEPEVRPPFTEQHPVEALPDDTLVFLLGSRYCETDLLSEFAWQTFGKMPLGRVRVDAICNYVNRHIVFGYDFARPTKTAWQAWHERKGVCRDFAHLAVTLCRAMNIPARYCTGYISDVGTPPPYAPMDFAAWFEAYVGGCWQTFDPRNNVPRTGRVLMARGRDAADVAISNAFGATQLVKFGVVCEPV; translated from the coding sequence ATGAAATTGCGTGTTGGCTACGAACTGGTCTATGAGTGCGTGCAACCTACGCCGATGATGTTGATGTTGAACACGCACTATTCGCATGCGAAGGATGTGCTGAGTCCGGATTTGCTGACGGTCGATCCGCCGGTGCCGATCAGCCAGTACCGCGACGGTTTCGGCAATCTGTGCAGCCGGATCGTCGCGCCGCAGGGGAAGATTGCGCTATCGACGAGCGCTGTTCTCGAGGTGTCGTCCGAGCCGGAAGTGCGGCCGCCGTTCACGGAGCAGCATCCGGTGGAGGCATTGCCTGACGATACGCTGGTGTTTTTGCTGGGCAGCCGCTACTGCGAGACTGATCTGCTATCCGAGTTCGCTTGGCAGACCTTCGGCAAGATGCCGCTGGGGCGTGTGCGGGTGGATGCGATTTGCAATTATGTAAATCGGCATATCGTGTTTGGCTACGATTTTGCGCGGCCGACCAAGACCGCGTGGCAGGCATGGCACGAGAGGAAGGGCGTGTGCCGGGATTTCGCGCATCTGGCGGTGACCTTGTGCCGGGCGATGAATATACCGGCGCGGTATTGCACGGGGTATATCAGCGATGTGGGGACGCCGCCGCCGTATGCGCCGATGGATTTTGCTGCGTGGTTCGAGGCTTATGTTGGCGGGTGTTGGCAGACTTTCGACCCACGGAATAATGTGCCCCGGACGGGGCGGGTGTTGATGGCGCGTGGGCGTGATGCGGCTGATGTCGCTATTAGTAATGCTTTTGGGGCTACGCAGTTGGTGAAGTTTGGTGTTGTATGTGAACCTGTTTAG
- a CDS encoding transglutaminase family protein: MTEPKRIEPQRFTVRHISVYRYSEPVRFGAHRMMFRPRASHDLRLVTNQLVITPTPSRLHWLHDVFDNSVAVASFEGRASELRFDSEATLEHFETPLPDYALEPYAVNWPFAYTNEEALDLVNARSRQYPDSDVDEWARRFVPVPGSGAASRKSASGGTMALLRAMTLEIRSTFSYVRRTEKGVKRPGDTLRSRCGSCRDFAVLMMDAVRSLGLAARFVSGYLFVPEHDATQGGGATHAWLQIYLPGAGWVDFDPTNSIVGNRHLIRVAVAWNYYQALPLWGTWHGAPHSFRGLQVDVSVTEAG; encoded by the coding sequence ATGACTGAACCAAAGCGGATTGAACCGCAGCGTTTCACGGTGCGCCACATCAGCGTCTACCGCTACTCGGAACCCGTGCGTTTCGGCGCACACCGGATGATGTTCCGACCGCGCGCCAGCCACGACTTGCGCCTCGTCACGAACCAGTTGGTGATCACGCCGACGCCGTCGCGGCTGCACTGGCTGCACGACGTGTTCGACAACTCGGTGGCGGTGGCGAGTTTCGAGGGCAGGGCGAGCGAGTTGCGTTTCGACAGCGAGGCAACACTCGAACACTTCGAAACGCCGTTGCCCGATTACGCGCTCGAACCTTACGCGGTGAACTGGCCGTTTGCGTATACCAACGAGGAAGCTTTGGACCTCGTGAATGCGCGCAGCCGCCAGTATCCGGACAGCGATGTCGACGAATGGGCGCGTCGCTTCGTGCCTGTACCTGGCAGCGGCGCCGCGAGCCGAAAAAGCGCCAGCGGCGGCACGATGGCGCTGCTGCGCGCGATGACGCTCGAAATCAGGAGCACGTTCTCTTATGTGCGCCGCACGGAGAAGGGCGTGAAACGTCCCGGCGACACCTTGCGCAGCCGCTGCGGCAGTTGCCGCGATTTCGCGGTGCTGATGATGGACGCGGTGCGCTCGCTTGGCCTTGCCGCGCGTTTTGTGAGCGGCTACCTGTTCGTGCCTGAGCACGACGCCACGCAAGGCGGCGGCGCGACCCATGCATGGCTGCAGATTTATTTGCCGGGCGCCGGCTGGGTCGATTTTGATCCGACCAATAGCATTGTCGGCAATCGTCATCTGATTCGCGTGGCGGTAGCGTGGAACTACTACCAGGCGTTGCCGTTGTGGGGCACATGGCACGGCGCGCCACATTCGTTTCGCGGCTTGCAGGTCGATGTGAGCGTGACCGAGGCCGGATGA